Sequence from the Verrucomicrobiia bacterium genome:
GGTGCCCATCGTGCAGAGCACCGGGGACGAGAAGGTCTTCTTCGAGCTGTACCCGGAGGCCAATGGCCAGACCATCACCGACTTCCTGGTGTTCCGTCCGGAGAACCCGAACTCGATCGTCAGTTCGGTGGCGCAGGCGCGGGAGAATGCGCGGATGGTGCGGGACCAGATCACCCAGGAGATGTGGGAGGAGATCAACCGGCTGTACCTGTTCCTGCGTTCGGCGCAGGCGCGGGAGGTCTGGATGAATGCTCCGGACGACTTCTGCAGCGAGGTGAAACGGTCGTCGCTGTATCTGCAGGGGCTGGTGCAGGGCACGCTGCTCGAGAACGAGGGGTGGCACTTCATGCGGGCGGGACGGATGATCGAGAGGGCCGACAAGACCACCCGGATTTTGGATGTGCGGTACCAGACGCTGCCGACCCGGGGCATGCCGGGGCCGATCAACGAAACGGACGCCCTGGAATGGGTGGCGGTGCTCCGGTCGTGCAGCGCGATGGACGGATACCGGCAGACGTATGGCGCGGATCTCCACCCGGCGCGGATCGTCGAGCTGCTGGTCTTGTCGGATGAGTTTCCGCGATCAGTGCGGACCTGTGTTGGAACCCTGGACGCCGCCTTGCGGCGGATTGGGGGGACGCCGTCGCACCGGTTCACCAACGACGCCGAGAAGCATTCCGGGCGCCTGCTGGGGGAACTGCAGTTCGGGACGGTGGAGGAGATCTTCGACATGGGCCTGCACGAGTATCTCGACCAGGTCCAGGTGCGGCTGAACGCCATCGGCGACGCGCTGTTCGAGGCCTACATCTTCCTGCCTTATCTCGATGCCGATCCCGAAGTGGAACGGCAGCAGCAGCAGCAGCAGCAACAACAGCAGTCGTAGCGCCAACCCCCGTTTCCTGTCCCCGACGGTACCGACCAGAGCCCCCCTGGGCGGCGGTGCGGGGACGGAGCCTGTTTCGTCGGATCAACCCTCCCATTTCCCATGGCCATCCATGTCGCCCTGCATCACCGCACCCACTACCGGTATGAACGCCCTGTTGCCATCGGCCCCCAGGTCATCCGGCTGCGTCCGGCGCCGCATACGCGGGCCCGGGTGCTGAGTTATTCGCTGCGGGTCGAGCCGGGGGGGCACTTCATCAACTGGCAGCAGGATCCGCAGTCGAACTACCTGGCGCGGGTGGTTTTCCCGGAACCGGCGAGGGAGTTGGTGGTCGAGGTGGATCTGGTGACGGAGATGGCGGTGTTCAACCCGTTCGATTTCTTTCTCGAACCGGAGGCGGAGCATGTGCCGTTTCGATACGCCCCGGAGTTGGCGCATGAGCTGGCGCCATTCCAGGTGCGGCTGCCGGAGACGCCGCGGCTGGCGACGTACCTGGAGGGACTGCGGGCCTGGCTGCTCGGGGCGCCCGTTGCCGGAGCGGAAGGCGGGCAGGCGGGGACGCTGACGGGGACCGCTCATTCCGAGGTGGGGATGGACGTTCATCATGGGGGAGGGCATCTGCCTGTGGCGGGGACGGCGGCGGCGCGGAAGGATGAAGACCGGCGGATGCGGACGATCGATTTCCTGGTGGGACTGAACCAGCGGTTGTGGAAGGACATCGGGTATTTGATCCGGCTGGAGCCGGGGGTTCAGACACCGGAGACGACCCTTGAGAAGGGGACCGGCTCGTGCCGGGACAGCGCCTGGCTCCTGTGCCAGGTGCTGCGGCACCTGGGATTCGCGGCGCGGTTTGTGAGCGGGTACCTGATCCAACTCGCGCCCGATGTGAAGTCGCTGGATGGCCCGAGCGGTCCGGAGAAGGACTTCACGGATCTGCATGCATGGTGCGAGGTGTACCTGCCGGGGGCGGGCTGGATCGGGCTGGATCCCACCTCGGGGCTGCTGACGGGCGAGGGACACATCCCGGTGGCGGCCACGCCGGATCCGCAGAGCGCGGCGCCGGTGTCGGGACTGGTGGAGGCGTGTGAGAGCACCCTCGAAGTGACCATGCGGGTGTCGCGGATTCACGAGTCACCGAGGGTGACACGGCCTTACACGGAGGAGGAATGGAGTGAGATCGAGCGGGCGGGGCGATGGGTGGACGCGGTGCTGGCGCGGCACGACTGCCGGCTGACGATGGGAGGGGAGCCGACCTTTGTCTCGATCGACGACATGGACGGGGAGGAATGGAATCTGGCGGCCTTGGGGCCTGGAAAGGACCGGATGGCGGACGAACTGCTGCAGCGGTTGCAGCGGCGCCTGATCCCGGGCGGATTCCGGCACTACGGGCAGGGGAAATGGTACCCGGGCGAACCGCTGCCGCGCTGGGCGCACGTGTGTTACTGGCGGGAGGATGGGGAACCGGTGTGGGTGCGGGACGAGTTGCTGGCCGACCGGCGGCGGGACTACGGATTCACGGACCGGGATTCGGCGGTGTTCATCGAGGCGCTTGCGGAGCGGTTGGGGTGCGGGGTGACGTGGATCCGGCCGGCCTACGAGGATGTCTGGTATCACCTGTGGAAGGAACGGCGGCTGCCGGCGAATGTGGATCCCTTCGAGTCGAACCTGCGGGACGAGGAGGAGCGGGCGCGGCTGGCCCGCCTATTCGAGGCCGGGTTGGACCGGGTGGTGGGGCATGTGCTTCCGTTGCGTCGCGACGGGCGGGATGGAAACGGGGTCTGGGTGAGCGGCCCGTGGACGGTCCGGCCGGAACGGCTTTACCTGATTCCGGGCGATTCCCCGATGGGCCTCCGGTTGCCGCTCGATTCGCTGCCCTGGGTGGTCGAGGGGGAGTATCCGCACGTGATCGAAAGGGATCCATGGGAGCCGCGGGGTCCGTTGCCGGCGCGGCAACGGTGGGTGAGCGGCGCGACTCCGCCACGTCGGCCGATGGTGAGGCCGATGGGGGCCGAGTCGGGAACCCGGGCAGGGGATCCGCAGGGCATGGCGCCTTTGCGGCGGGGCGAATCGGCGTCCTGGGTGGTCCGGTCCGCCCTGTGCGTGGAACCGCGGCAGGGGCGGCTGCACGTGTTTCTGCCACCGATGGAGACGCTGGAGGATTACCTGGAAGTGCTGGCGACGGTGGAGGAGACGGCTGGCGCGCTGGATCGGCCGGTGGTGATCGAGGGCTACCCGCCGCCGCGCGACCCGCGGTTGAACACGCTCAAGATCACGCCCGACCCGGGCGTCATCGAAGTCAACCTGCATCCGGCACGGACGTGGGAGGAACTGACGCGCAACACCGAGGTGCTGTACGCCGAGGCGCGGGAGACGCGGTTGACCGCGGAGAAGTTCATGCTGGACGGGCGGCATTCGGGGACGGGCGGGGGGAACCACCTGGTGATCGGGGGGGCGAGTCCGGCGGACTCGCCGTTGCTGCGGCGTCCGGACCTGTTACGGAGCCTGGTGGCGTACTGGCAGAATCACCCGAGCCTGTCGTTTCTGTTCAGCGGCCTGTTCATCGGGCCCACGAGTCAGAGTCCGAGGGTGGACGAGGCGCGGAACGACTCGTTGCGCGAGCTGGAGATCGCGTTCCGCCAGGTGCCCGGGTCGGGCGAGGTGCCGCCATGGCTGGTGGACCGGCTGTTCCGGAACCTGCTGGTGGATGGGACCGGGAACACGCATCGGGCGGAGTTCTGCATCGACAAGCTGTACGCGCCCGAGGGGCCGGCGGGACGGTTGGGTCTGCTCGAGATGCGGGGCTTTGAAATGCCGCCGCATGCCCGGATGAGCCTGGCGCAGCAGCTCCTGGTGAGGGCGCTGGTGGCGCGGTTCTGGAAGCGACCTTACGAGGGCGGCCTGGTGCGGTGGGGCACGGAGATCCATGACCGGTGGATGCTGCCGCACTTCATCTGGCGGGATCTGGGCGAGGTCATCGCGGAACTGCGGGACGACGGATGTCCGATGCGGGAGGAATGGTTTGCGCCGCACTTCGAGTTCCGGTTTCCGCAGATCGGGGATCTCGAGGTGCGCGACATCCACCTCGAAGTCCGGCAGGCGCTGGAACCCTGGCATGTGCTGGGGGAGGAACCGGCGGCGGGGGGCACGGTGCGTTATGTGG
This genomic interval carries:
- a CDS encoding transglutaminase family protein; the encoded protein is MDVHHGGGHLPVAGTAAARKDEDRRMRTIDFLVGLNQRLWKDIGYLIRLEPGVQTPETTLEKGTGSCRDSAWLLCQVLRHLGFAARFVSGYLIQLAPDVKSLDGPSGPEKDFTDLHAWCEVYLPGAGWIGLDPTSGLLTGEGHIPVAATPDPQSAAPVSGLVEACESTLEVTMRVSRIHESPRVTRPYTEEEWSEIERAGRWVDAVLARHDCRLTMGGEPTFVSIDDMDGEEWNLAALGPGKDRMADELLQRLQRRLIPGGFRHYGQGKWYPGEPLPRWAHVCYWREDGEPVWVRDELLADRRRDYGFTDRDSAVFIEALAERLGCGVTWIRPAYEDVWYHLWKERRLPANVDPFESNLRDEEERARLARLFEAGLDRVVGHVLPLRRDGRDGNGVWVSGPWTVRPERLYLIPGDSPMGLRLPLDSLPWVVEGEYPHVIERDPWEPRGPLPARQRWVSGATPPRRPMVRPMGAESGTRAGDPQGMAPLRRGESASWVVRSALCVEPRQGRLHVFLPPMETLEDYLEVLATVEETAGALDRPVVIEGYPPPRDPRLNTLKITPDPGVIEVNLHPARTWEELTRNTEVLYAEARETRLTAEKFMLDGRHSGTGGGNHLVIGGASPADSPLLRRPDLLRSLVAYWQNHPSLSFLFSGLFIGPTSQSPRVDEARNDSLRELEIAFRQVPGSGEVPPWLVDRLFRNLLVDGTGNTHRAEFCIDKLYAPEGPAGRLGLLEMRGFEMPPHARMSLAQQLLVRALVARFWKRPYEGGLVRWGTEIHDRWMLPHFIWRDLGEVIAELRDDGCPMREEWFAPHFEFRFPQIGDLEVRDIHLEVRQALEPWHVLGEEPAAGGTVRYVDSSLERVQVRVRGWIPERFVLAVGGVAVPLHPTGTRGERVAGVRYRAWQPASCLHPTIGVHAPLVFDVVDGWNGRSVGGCTYHVMHSGGRSYETLPVNAYEAESRRLSRFFRHGHTPGPMTPRKAEPHPDADLPFTLDLRRA
- a CDS encoding alpha-E domain-containing protein, which encodes MLSRVANSLFWMSRYIERAENTARIVDVNLQMLLDFRNLDDRRLTEHWVPIVQSTGDEKVFFELYPEANGQTITDFLVFRPENPNSIVSSVAQARENARMVRDQITQEMWEEINRLYLFLRSAQAREVWMNAPDDFCSEVKRSSLYLQGLVQGTLLENEGWHFMRAGRMIERADKTTRILDVRYQTLPTRGMPGPINETDALEWVAVLRSCSAMDGYRQTYGADLHPARIVELLVLSDEFPRSVRTCVGTLDAALRRIGGTPSHRFTNDAEKHSGRLLGELQFGTVEEIFDMGLHEYLDQVQVRLNAIGDALFEAYIFLPYLDADPEVERQQQQQQQQQQS